CCAGCTAGCTATCCATCTGGAGGACCTAGTTACCCTCAGCCCAGTGTCGAGAGACAACCAAGTGCATCTTCCTACAGCTCTAACTCTTACGCTGCTGCACCTGTAGCTTCAGAATATGCTAGCGGCTCATCTGCAGCTAGTTACCCTCAGCCAAGTGTCCGGAGACAACCAGCTTCATCCTCCTACAGCTCCAACGCTTATGCTGCTGTGCCTGTAGCTTCAGGATATGCTGGCCCCTCATTTGTAGGCTCAACAGGCCCAAGCTACGCTCAACCCACCTTTTCCCAAGGTAACAAGCGCTAATATGACTTGCTAAAACCCTGCACTTCCCAAATTTATGGGTGGTGCAATGGCTACTCTGTAACTTTTGGTGCAAGAACCTTGCTATTGTGCTCTAATCTCTGACTTCTGATTCAAGATGTCAACTGGGCCATGGCTCCACCCAGTCCTCTATCTGGCGACGGCGCTTCCTCAAGACCTAGTGCTAGCGGGTTTTCTGGCCCTAGCAACGTGAGTCCACCTCGCCCTCCAAGCCCTCCACAGTTCCAGGGAGGTGAGTTGAACAAATATTCACAGATCTCCGAGTATGGCGACTCAGAATCTGAGACGGAAGAACAAGGCTTCCTACCAGCACCACCACTGCCTCATGGTGCCCCAGCTTTGAGCGGAGAAGACTCATCCGGCGACGTCCAGCCATCAGGCCCAGACACCCGCTTGGCTCAGTCTTTTTATCCTCATCCCTATCCTTATGACTACCTGTTCCTGACTGGCCAGTATCCTCCAGGCACGATCACtcactccagcagcagctttgaaCAGGGGGCAGACGGCTATCAAGACACTCACTACATAAGGTACTACTATCCTGCCAGCACTGGTATTGAGCAGGTCAAGATGTCTCCACCTGCTTTTGAGGTCCAGCAGCCCAGCCAACCTGTGAAGAAAAGTGTTGGACGCACTAGCTACAATCCGAGTGGTGCAGCGACTGGATACAACCGGCGCTATGGCACTTCTAAGGTACGTCTCTTGGCAATCACAATGTTGAGGCTTGAGACTGATGTGATTTTTAACTTTATTCTTGTCTTTTTCAGGGTAACTAGGGAAGCCATGCAGACTTGATCTctagaaaaacaataaaatcttaACCACATGTGTGCCCTGACTTTGCATTGTGTTTGTACAAGGAAGAGATCAGTGTATATGgtattcctgttttttttttttgtttttttttttccccccccatgTGACTGCAAGTTGGGACAATAACATGGTTTCAGACTTTTGGTACATTTTGGGGTGTCTAGCAGCACTTTGGTCCAAAGTTACTTGCAATAATtaatggctgccatgcaaggtgctgatTAGCAGTTTtgggttcaatatcttgcctGTGGGCACTTCGACATTCAGACCATGTCAAACCAGTGacacaagatgctggctctacccttgagccacagctgcccctaAAATGTGTGTTGCCATCGGCTCCTGAAACATGGCAGACAAACACTGGGTTGAAGTCTTATCAATGTTTTCACCAGAAACAGCTCACACTTAAACACCTTTTCAGCCTCCATGTTTCTTGACATTAACTCGGAACAACTTCCCAACATTGAGAATGACACCAACCACAGTATAAAACCTGTTTACactgacaagtgtgtgtgtgaaagatcCTGGAAAATGTGTTTAGGTTTTGACATGGACagattattttgaaaagatgcCAAAATGCTCATCTggagatttttaaaatgctgtttccaAAACTTCCCATGTGCATGTAGAACCAGTAAATAGTTATGGGACATGATTGTAAAGTTGAGCATgctaaaaaaaacttcacatcTAGCAACAAACCCCATTTGGaaaaatgtgggtttttttttttttttaacctatgACCAGATATCAATTTGAACTTTGACAGTCACTTCTCAAATGTCAGTTAAGTCTAAAGTCtaaatttttaaatgttatctaAATCAAAAtgatctaaatgttaaatatacattttgaatttcaatATAAATGTCACAGGTGAAACTACACATTTAGCTAATATGCAAAttcacacttcctgtcactggaagtgccaaaataaaagctacTGAGTGCTGTGGTGGCTGCAGTAGCTGTCGCTAGTCCTTTTCACAGAGTTGCCACATTATCAACGCAGCAGCGGTGGTTCACCAATTCTCCACCGCTGTTTGTTAACACAGCCAAGCAGTGCCGGCGTAAAGACGAACCACTgtgtttcacacagaaagccggtgCTGCGGTCTCTAAAGAGTtgtgacggtacacgtcatgacgtctgtgtgtttccccagGTGTTGTCCTGTTAATCGAAACATGAACCTGCTGACAGTTGATAATTTTctggatgctgttataatgtgttgggattgagatcctgacccatcaAACATCAAGCTGCTCGTCtctgtgtgaagaaacaacagcgGAGAATTGTCGAACCGCTGCTGCGGTGATAATTCGGCCTCGGTCAAAAGATCTGCTGTCGCTGTCAttgcagacacactgctgaaCTTCTGTACTGCTGCAAAAACGGCCCAACTAATGTTTCCAGCTAAGTTGCTGGACATGGTGGCAGGCAACATGAGAGCACTGGGAGGAGACAGTGCAGTTAAATCTTCGTTCAGAtatttttattgtgaagcaaACAGTGTATCAAAAATACAACCATCTTTGATTTATGCaatgctttgttgttttgtacagtGCAGTTAAATCACTCCGTCTGATTAGCCTGAGGAAGACCATGGATAGCACTTGTTTGCTTCcatgagcttttattttggtgcttCCTGTGACAGGCAGTGTATATTTGCATATTAGTTAAATACTTAACTTCACCCCTGACATTTAGATTGAACATTTAGATTGAACTTTTAGCATTTATATTtgaatttaacatttgtatttatatttaacatttagatttagatttagatttaatatttagatttagatttaacatttagatttaacaatGACATTATATACAAGAGAAGTAAATACcacaaagttcacaaatattgctgtaaatctggtcaaaAGTTTTTTAATGGGGTTTGGTGATAAATGTGgcaaaaagttgttgttttattttagcatCCTCAACTTCACAGTTGACGCCCTATAAAGAGTTACTTGAAAAAAATGCACTAAAAGCTGTCCCAATATCTGCATTACAGTATGGGCAAGGCACACTACTTGACAAAAGGTCAATTCCTAATTCAGTCAGTTCCTAATTGTTCAGAAAGACAAATAACTCTGTGTTTGGATCCTCCTtcatggaaaaaagaaacaaatcgCCAGAATAACAGGATATactgacaaataaaatatcattattCTGCTGAAAATAAAGTTCTGTGCTATAGATACAGACCTGTGATGTAATGGACCTACTGTTGTGATGTGCATGATCAATATTTGCAAACAATGAAACAACTGCAGTAACAGAGACAGACTCAGACTCAGGTTTCAGAGAGGGGGATCCACCTGCATCAGGTTTAATTTGCCAGCACCTGTGCATCGTTAGCTCGTTagcttctgattggtcagggCGGGTCACCTGCATCATATATAATCCTCTCACACAGTTGTAGAGGTACTAGAGCTGCTCTTTTCAACATGATGGCTGTTTGGGTGAACTCAGGGTAAGACACAGTTTGTCTGTGATAGTTTTGACTGCTTTCTACCAAGTAGTTAAacacttatttttgttttgtcttttaacagGGCTTTGCTCCTTGTTATGCTGACTGGTGTGACTTACGGCTACCCTGCAAAGCAAGGTGAACTATCACTGCTGtatacatttaaagtttaagACATGTTCATTAACTTAATCTTAATGTCTGTCTTTGAAGGTTTTGatcccagctcctcctccagcggtGGTTATGGGGCGTACCCTGCTTCTGCCGGTTCTACCTCAGGTGTGCTGTACGCTCCTGCAGCTTCTGGCTCTGGGGCTGCATCTAAAGGTGCCACATATCCAGCTAGCTATCCATCTGGAGGACCTAGTTACCCTCAGCCCAGTGTCGAGAGACAACCAAGTGCATCTTCCTACAGCTCTAATTCTTACGCTGCTGCACCTGTAGCTTCAGGATATGCTGGCCCCTCGTTTGTAGGCTCAACAGGCCCAAGCTATGCTCAACCCACCTTTTCCCAAGGTAACTAGTGCTAATGTGACTTACTAAAACTTGCTTGAGCTATTTGGCATCTCAATGTCTGCAATTTTTATGGCAACTGCTATGGCTGACTTCTGGTGTGAGAACCTTGCTATTGTGATCTAATCTCCAACTTCTGCCTGATTTCAAGATGTCAACTGGGCCATGGCTCCACCCAGTCCTCTATCTGGCGACGGTGCTTCCTCAAGACCTAGTGCTAGTGGGTTTTCTGGCCCTAGCAACGTGAGTCCACCTCGCCCTCCAAGCCCTCCACAGTTCCAGGGAGGTGAGTTGAACAAATATTCACAGATCTCTGAGTATGGTGACTCAGAATCTGAGACGGAAGAACAAGGCTTCCTACCAGCACCACCACTGCCTCATGGTGCCCCAGCTTTGAGCGGAGAAGACTCATCCGGCGACGTCCAGCCATCAGGCCCGGATACCCGCTTGGCTCAGTCTTTTTATCCTCATCCCTATCCTTATGACTACCTGTTCCTGACTGGCCAGTATCCTCCAGGCACGATCACTCACTCCAGCAGCAGTTTTGAACAGGGGGCAGACGGCTATCAAGACACTCACTACATAAGGTACTACTATCCTGCCAGCACTGGTATTGAGCAGGTCAAGATGTCTCCACCTGCTTTTGAGGTCCCTCAGAGCGTCCAGCAGCCCAGCCAACCTGTGAAGAAAAGCGTTGGACACACTAGCTACAATCCGAGTGGTGCAGCAACTGGATACAGCCGGCGCTATGGAGCAGCAGGCGGCTACGGTGCTCGTAAGGTATGTCTCTTGGAATCACAATGTTGAGGCTTGAGActgatgtgatttgtttttaacttgacTCTTTCCTGTCTTTCAGGGTAACCAGTAATTGAAGCCATGCAGACTTGATCTCCATTtaaaaaccaattaaaaaaaaaaatcttaagcTCATGTTTGCCttggctttgtgttttgtgcaaagATTTGCTTTAGTAACTAGTCCTAAAACCTGAACTGTTAAACATTTACACTCAGTTTCCTTGTCTGAAAGACTGGAGTTTTGGTTAAATGCTTTGTCTTTACCACAGGCTGAGACAACATGTGCTCATCTGGGGGGGGGAAACAGCACTTGGCAGTCAACTTTTTACAGGCAGACTTCAGTTGCAAAGTATTTAAACATGACAATGTTTAGAAAATATCAGTGACCACTTTTGTAGCAGACAAGTGGTCATCTCatatcttgctgaacaaaacatgtcagtttaAATTCCTTGGCAATCCAAAATCCCATATGCTTCACGTGATGCAACTTGTTGGCCTACAAAAAATGTGACTACAGCAACACAAGCACTTGACATATGCAGTTTATTTCTACTTCATGGTGCATACAAGATCATAAATGCCTGCTTCAAGGGCTGACCTTGGGTTCACAAAGATCATGCCACATGTAAATGGTTCTTGCAATTTCAATGTTTGCCTAATATACATCTCAAAGTAGTGGATATGCTGACTTGTCAAACACATCTATTCTAATAATGGCTGCACTCCATTAGTTGCGCTAGTTTGCATGGCTTTCACAACTGTGCTTTTCCTGTCAAGACAAATCAGAAGCTGCTTACAGAAAACTAAAGTTACAACTTGCAGTGGGTCTTTTGGAATAATAGTCTTATGACATCCACAGCTTTTGCTTTCATAGCTCTTAGCCTCCCCCCCGTGATGTCTGATTACTGAATCACGATGTTGGAGCGTTGCACTTCAGGTTTTCACTCCAGCATCACACGTATGCCACTTATCCATCTTCTGATGCAATTTACACTTTAAATAAAAGccatacattttcaaacacatctggGGGGGTTGCAGAAGggtgtgtgctgttttttttttctctctctctcgacacGGTGAGCTAAGGCGCCTTCATAAACAAATCCCGACGCTGTGATCTATAGTTTGGTTTGAGCCGTGTCTCAAACAAGAGTGAATCAATAGCCAATCTGTTACAGTGACACCGCCTGATGTCATTAATGGACAGTGGGCATCCTAATTCACATAACAAATCACCTCAGAAAGACTCTCCATTGATCTTTAATTAGAAGCAGCTGTTAATCACCTTTATGACTCTCCTCAGCGGCACCGTAATGGTTTCTGCAGCGAAGCCACAGCAAGTCTGTTCCAGCTAAagaacagcagcatcagcagggTGTGTTTACTGTCGGTGTTTATGCACCGCGCACCACACACTGTTAATGGATCCACTCAGgttttttaagaatattttgaatattccataatttgatgattttttttattcaatttatgtGTGAATGAACAAGAGAATTACAGAGTCCTCGTCTCTAACCTCACCACTGAAACGACCtaaaaatcctctttttttttttttttctaatggtCTTTTCAGGCGTAGGGACAAACAATGACCCACAGGAGAGAAATGGCAATTACCTCCAGTAAGGTGCCCACTTCACACACCTGTCACAACACAGATGAACCCATCATAAAAGGCCGGTGGAGAGGGGACAAAAACGAGGGAGTTCTCCCTCGGTGACCCTTCAGTTTTCATAGTCTCCCCACTTTTTCAGCTCAACTATTAAGACATAAAGGGGTCAGTCCCCAGACAGCTCCATCCTTTATCCCTCGCTCACACACTCATCTCTGACATTAACCCTTGCCTTGTTCTCTCATTGGTTGCAACTGAGCATCAAGGTTTTTATTCAGATGAACTGGCTGCTTccagattttgtgtttttcttgtttcttttctcagctgtttgttttgtgagttttcCTGCGACTGTCTCTCAGGATGAACACATGCCGTTTTTGCtcaaatcataaaacaaaaaagaaaaaagactgaacTTCGGTTTGACAAATACAAATCATGTAATCGTTTGAGTGATCTGAAGCAGAGCTCTGAAACATATTGCACGAGgcacagcaaaaagaaaattaatataCATTTTGCCATATGTTGCGATTTTGGCATCTGGCGTCCTCCTGTGCGAGTTGATGTGAAGGTGGGATCTGGTTTGACTTAGCCATGTGGCAAATATAGACCTAAACAAACATGTATTTCAGACGtctggctgtaaaaaaaaaaaaatgctgtgactatatgagaaaataatttgCTGGTAAAATTCATAGATCTTCACACTCGAGTGTTATTCCTTCAAGTGTTTTACGGCTCCTTTCTTAAGATAATGAAACAGAAATCAAATCCCTCGGGGCAAAGATCTGAGTTTTATTTACAGTCGCTCACATCAGTGTGATTTCCTTCCATgagatttggtcatttattgtcaaatttacttatttatctGTCTAACCCTCACACACTCAAATTGAAGTGCACAAAGAACAGCGAATCCTTTATTCTCTGCAAAGAATCCTCCCATTTGAATACCTTTGTGGTATGAAAACCATATCATTAAGTGCACCGCGGAGATAGAGGAGGCATCAGATTCCATTACCGTGTACAACTGCTTAACTCTgactctctcttttcccccagAATACCCAGGATGTGTACAGACCAGTGTTAAAATCTACCCCCAGCCGTTGCAAACGGCCCAATTGCCTTGTGATTAACGCACAATAAAAGAATGTGATGGCTTaaagaagcagcaggaaaagCTGCCCAGTGAAAGATGGGTGTATGGCGCACTCTATAATTAAGCCAGTCTGCACTTGATGAAAGTAGATCACACTGGCGGGCCACGGCTTCACAGCCAGTTTGTTTTTACGACATAATTACAGTCCAAATCAAATGAGAAGATTTAATATTGCACCACGACAAGCATGTGCCCACTGCCAACAATGACACTGACCCCCCTGAGGcaaggtgtgcatgtgtgtgtgggggcttGCAGGTTGGGCGTCAGGAAGCCGACAGGAGAGAATCTTCCCCACCGCGGTAGCTATCTACCTGCGTCTGGGTCCACTTGGGAGGTCTGACACCAATGGAATTACACTGACAGTGGGACGGAGGGTAAGAAGAGgagtttgtggaaaaaagaaaagggggaggggagggagggcgaAGGATCTATGAGGAGAGAAAGTTTATCTGGAAGGAATCAATCCAGCCGAAGGGAGCAAAAACGGAGAACAAAGGAGCTGAGAAATGAAAATAGATACAAGCGAAGAGGTTGTGACAGTCGTAAGCGAGTGatgaagagagtgagagaaaagagagaaggaggcagcAGACTTAAATATGCAGACAGGGTGGAGGGTGTGGCTGGAGCGCagtgataaataaatgttttccttgACTGCTTCTGCGTGGCGAGGTGACGGCCCGCGTTCAGGAAGGCTTGTGCAGTCACGACCCGCTGAGTTGTTGTGGTGATAAAAACAGgaccagctgaagccaaatCGGTGTTAACGTGGATCACATCAGGTGTCGAGTCCACTGACTCCTCCCAGCTGTGCAGAGAGGGTCTCAAAGAATGCAGGAAATTCTCATGTCTAATTATCAAACAAAGGATTCCAGTTGTCCTATAGTGAAGGAATTGTCTGAATATAAGAGGGAGGAAATTATAGCGACCATAAGTTGTCATCTCTGTTTTGAGATGAGTGCCGTTTTGATGCTTGACGACACGGTTGTGCCGTAATCGACCAAAACCTCCCACTGAGtggcttcagtgtttttcctccctctgaaAAAGTCTGCATTTCCTGTCCTTTAGTTACACGCTCAACATGACCACGAAGCCTTTGTTCCTGCGGGTCAGATTCTCCCAGAAGAGACAGTTTTCCCCAGCCACAGCTGTTGAGTGACCACGCTCGACCACACTGCTCTATGTCTCCTGACCACCCTTCTAAATTGctctccctgctctccctccatctagtcctccctccctcccctttttccccccattttttttttcccaagagCAGCCAGCTGGGCCGGATTTACTCTGGTCTCTGTGTCGCAGGGCGAAGCCCGGTCTGCTCGCTGGGCGGGCAGCGTCATTTGACTGGGTACTGGTCAGGACCGGTAGATTAGTAACTGGATATCTACAGAGAGGCCAGTGGGGCCTGAGCCCTGTGATCCAGTGGAAAGCAGGGTCTCTGCGGTGGCCTTGTGGCTCTGTGTGGCCCAGGACGTGAACCGCAATCCCTGCTGACACCCTGTTCCCCGAGGACGTGGTTTTACTCCAAACCATGATTTCCCATCTCCCGCTTTGCGACTCGCTGTCTGTGACTGTAGGGCCTCTGCCCAGCGCTTTCTGGTGAAGAGGATACAGCACCTCCTCACCGCTGGCGCTTGAGGCCACTTTTCTCCCACAGAGCCGGGCACACGGGAGGGCGCCTTCTCCTCGACGGGCTTAAAAGGGAGCTCTGTAACCTcatgtcacatgtgaactgCACACGATGTGCTGGTGGCAGAGAAGTGGCCAGAATGGGTCCCCGAGCACACATTTGTGTGGCTGCTGATTATACAGAGTAGCCCTTTAAGAAAATAGACACTTCAGTATGGCCGTAAGGTTTCTGCCAAAATAGGTTGTATAATAAGATGCTTGAGGTTGTAATGTGATTTGCAATTGTGCAGGACAAATAAACAACTTTGTTCTCTGGCATGACAGTTTGATAAGTAAAATATGTGTAATGTCATGAAAATTACATCCTTTAAGTGCTTTAAATAGACACATGAGAAGTGGGAgataaactgaactgaagatcAGAGcttttaatcagtttttttaCCTTTCCGTGAATCGTTAAAAAACACGTGCGGCCACTAACCATCTGCAGAAAGTCGTGCCATTCCAATTGTTATGTCAATAGCGCTGCCATTGCTAGGATAAGAGCTGTGGGAAATGTGACATCTTCTCGACATGCACATTTCTGCTGACCAGAAGACCAAAATCATCAACATGGCACCCAGATGTCAGCCTCCAggcgcaaacacacagagttgGGAAAAGTCACAATAAGATCCCTCCTGCAGACTCCAAAGGCCTCCGAACGTCTTCTGTGCGAAGCAATTTGTAGCTGCGTGTTTGATTACGCTCAGTTAGACTTTGACacaatggttttatttttacactgaatCTTGTATAATGTTAAAAACAGCGAGATGCTTCGCGGGTCGCCGTGTGTGTGACGAGAGCTGGCAAGAGAgcgagaatttttttttcttcccgatttcacattttctctcacaAACCGAgcctttcttttcatttcttctcctctatcTTCTCCTCTCTATTgttgtgtctctcctctgtcctcgcACTCTTTCTCTCCGagcgatcacacacacacacacgcgcacacacactgtacatgcatTATTTCTGTTGCAGCATCCAATGGCCTGCAGGCTCAAGCGAGGACAGGCTTGACTGCTGTTGGCCTGATATCAAGAAATACCTGATGAGTCCCCACACTCATGCCAGGACTCATTTATCAAGCATGAGACTGTCAACAGCCACCTTCAGATAGAAAAACCTGTGAGTCACATTCTCgtttgtattgttttctgaGAACAAGGGAGTTGCGCCggcagtctctctctctctctgacgtTCCGTGTGCTAGTATGTTGGcgcaaaagaaaacaaacaacaacaacaacaacaacaaaaaaaagcgaGCAGTGAAATATTATTTATCAGATTCACATTCAGTTCCTTCCATCTTTATCCGTCTTGTCTTGCCCTGAGAACGTTTGGCCAAATAGCTGCGAGCGAGCGAGATTCCTCACTGACATCATGATGGGTATTTCATACCCTGAGAAAACAACTCAGACACCTTTAGACATCGCACCGGAGCCGTCACACATCCACTGCGGTTTTGCATTCCTTCTAACCACTGCAGAGCAACCGAGTGTTGGAAAGTGTGACTTTGTGGtgctgattaaaaacatcattaaGGTGTGATCGTAATTTACAGAG
This region of Acanthopagrus latus isolate v.2019 chromosome 22, fAcaLat1.1, whole genome shotgun sequence genomic DNA includes:
- the LOC119012465 gene encoding atrophin-1-like; the protein is MMAVWVNSGALLLVMLTGVTYGYPAKQGFDPSSSSSGGYGAYPASAGSTSGVLYAPAASGSGAASKGATYPASYPSGGPSYPQPSVERQPSASSYSSNSYAAAPVASGYAGPSFVGSTGPSYAQPTFSQDVNWAMAPPSPLSGDGASSRPSASGFSGPSNVSPPRPPSPPQFQGGELNKYSQISEYGDSESETEEQGFLPAPPLPHGAPALSGEDSSGDVQPSGPDTRLAQSFYPHPYPYDYLFLTGQYPPGTITHSSSSFEQGADGYQDTHYIRYYYPASTGIEQVKMSPPAFEVPQSVQQPSQPVKKSVGHTSYNPSGAATGYSRRYGAAGGYGARKGNQ
- the LOC119012464 gene encoding DNA-directed RNA polymerase II subunit RPB1-like, with product MMAVWVNAGALLLVMLTGVTYGYPAKRGFDPSSSSSGGYGAYPASAGSTSGVLYAPAASGSGAASKGATYPASYPSGGPSYPQPSVERQPSASSYSSNSYAAAPVASEYASGSSAASYPQPSVRRQPASSSYSSNAYAAVPVASGYAGPSFVGSTGPSYAQPTFSQDVNWAMAPPSPLSGDGASSRPSASGFSGPSNVSPPRPPSPPQFQGGELNKYSQISEYGDSESETEEQGFLPAPPLPHGAPALSGEDSSGDVQPSGPDTRLAQSFYPHPYPYDYLFLTGQYPPGTITHSSSSFEQGADGYQDTHYIRYYYPASTGIEQVKMSPPAFEVQQPSQPVKKSVGRTSYNPSGAATGYNRRYGTSKGN